Proteins encoded in a region of the Bacillus methanolicus genome:
- a CDS encoding alpha/beta-type small acid-soluble spore protein → MAANNNSNQLLVPGVEQALEQMKYEIATEFGVNLGADTTSRANGSVGGEITKRLVQMAQQQLSGRQF, encoded by the coding sequence ATGGCTGCAAATAATAACTCTAATCAATTGTTAGTTCCTGGTGTAGAACAAGCATTAGAACAAATGAAATATGAAATTGCAACAGAATTCGGCGTAAACCTCGGAGCAGATACTACTTCACGTGCTAACGGTTCTGTTGGGGGAGAAATTACAAAACGCCTTGTACAAATGGCTCAACAACAACTCAGCGGAAGACAATTTTAA
- a CDS encoding ABC transporter ATP-binding protein has product MAELRLEHIYKIYDNKVTAVQDFNLHIKDKEFIVFVGPSGCGKSTTLRMIAGLEEITKGDLFIDGKRVNDVPPKDRDIAMVFQNYALYPHMSVYDNMAFGLKLRKFSKDEIDRRVREAAKILGLEQYLDRKPKALSGGQRQRVALGRAIVRDAKVFLMDEPLSNLDAKLRVQMRAEIAKLHQRLQTTTIYVTHDQTEAMTMATRLVVMKDGVIQQVGAPKDVYEKPENVFVGGFIGSPAMNFFNGKLEEGKFVIGNTSIAVPEGKMKVLREQGYVGKDVILGIRPEDIHDEPIFIDASQGSKIVATVEVSELTGAETMIYSNIESQEFVARVDSRTDINPGDKLELAFDMNKAHFFDKETEMRIRPKTEAAVLA; this is encoded by the coding sequence ATGGCAGAACTTAGGTTAGAACACATTTACAAAATCTACGATAATAAAGTCACGGCTGTTCAAGATTTCAATCTGCATATTAAAGATAAAGAATTTATTGTTTTTGTTGGGCCATCCGGCTGCGGTAAATCAACTACACTCCGAATGATTGCCGGTCTTGAGGAAATTACAAAAGGTGATTTATTTATTGATGGGAAGCGTGTTAACGATGTTCCGCCAAAAGACCGCGATATCGCGATGGTGTTCCAAAACTATGCGCTTTATCCGCACATGAGCGTATATGATAACATGGCTTTCGGCTTAAAGCTTCGAAAATTTTCAAAAGACGAAATTGATCGTCGTGTTAGAGAAGCTGCAAAGATTCTTGGTTTGGAACAATATCTTGATCGCAAACCGAAAGCATTATCAGGCGGACAGCGCCAGCGTGTTGCACTCGGACGTGCGATTGTCCGTGATGCAAAAGTCTTCTTAATGGACGAACCTCTTTCGAATCTTGATGCAAAACTTCGCGTCCAAATGCGAGCAGAGATTGCAAAATTGCATCAGCGTTTACAAACAACAACAATTTATGTAACTCACGATCAAACAGAAGCCATGACAATGGCAACTCGCCTTGTTGTCATGAAAGACGGTGTCATTCAGCAGGTTGGTGCGCCTAAAGATGTTTATGAAAAGCCGGAGAATGTATTTGTCGGCGGCTTTATCGGCTCCCCTGCTATGAACTTCTTTAACGGTAAACTTGAAGAAGGCAAATTTGTTATTGGCAATACTTCCATCGCTGTTCCTGAAGGAAAGATGAAAGTTCTTCGCGAACAAGGGTATGTCGGAAAAGATGTCATTTTAGGGATCCGTCCTGAAGACATCCATGATGAGCCGATATTTATTGATGCTTCACAAGGATCAAAAATTGTGGCTACTGTTGAGGTGTCAGAACTAACAGGAGCAGAAACAATGATTTATTCAAACATAGAGTCCCAAGAATTTGTTGCACGTGTTGATTCCCGGACAGATATCAATCCTGGAGATAAATTGGAACTTGCATTTGATATGAATAAAGCCCATTTCTTTGACAAAGAAACAGAAATGCGAATCCGTCCAAAAACCGAAGCAGCAGTGCTTGCGTAA
- a CDS encoding YheC/YheD family protein, whose amino-acid sequence MTFTIYSITVKPSTTIHNEEDSIYASKKLMQKLNIKNRTFLNLCFGRKSVNVKAIESDCSPNELFLPEGLMKKIMLPKGTFCIHYSPQNFTIILGPVIALLTEISENEDGSPDFRSVHAFCEEIHHGLSEIGGLFYVFTLRDFSKESITGYCFEDDYWTKRTFPLPDVIYNRIHSRRLEYGELFQQLYQYVQEQNISFFNYRFLSKWEVHRMLLLEEHMHPYLPQTSLYSKENLENMLDEHHSVFLKPVHGSQGRNIIRLSKHNTEFCFKTSAGTNENSTSLPSLTQLLEALEKQTKRRLYLIQQEIPLITYDGRKLDFRILCHKNKQESWIVTSSVARISALQQFVSNIARGGEMIKPLKALANYFDRAVALQIFALMKEIAVECAAIIEQQSDGETGELGIDLGVDPSGHVWIIEVNSKPSKKFEEPGKKIRPSARAIVCYSTALAFKYL is encoded by the coding sequence ATGACTTTTACCATTTATTCGATTACGGTAAAGCCTTCAACAACGATTCATAATGAAGAAGATTCTATCTATGCAAGCAAAAAGCTCATGCAAAAATTAAACATAAAAAACCGCACGTTTCTAAATCTTTGTTTTGGAAGAAAATCTGTGAACGTAAAAGCCATCGAATCAGATTGCTCTCCAAATGAACTTTTTCTTCCTGAAGGTTTGATGAAAAAAATTATGCTTCCTAAAGGTACATTTTGCATTCATTATAGTCCGCAAAATTTTACCATTATTCTCGGACCGGTCATCGCCTTGCTTACAGAGATAAGCGAAAACGAAGACGGTTCTCCCGATTTTCGTTCCGTTCACGCATTTTGCGAAGAGATTCACCACGGACTTTCTGAAATCGGCGGATTGTTTTATGTTTTCACTTTAAGAGACTTCAGCAAGGAAAGTATAACAGGCTATTGCTTTGAAGATGATTACTGGACGAAAAGAACCTTTCCGCTTCCGGATGTCATTTATAATCGGATCCATTCGCGAAGGCTGGAATATGGAGAATTATTTCAACAATTGTACCAGTATGTTCAGGAACAAAATATTTCCTTTTTTAATTATCGATTCCTCTCAAAATGGGAGGTTCATCGTATGTTGTTATTGGAAGAACATATGCATCCATATCTGCCCCAAACGTCTCTTTATTCAAAAGAAAATTTAGAAAACATGCTTGATGAACATCATTCGGTGTTTCTTAAGCCAGTCCATGGCAGCCAGGGGCGGAATATTATTCGACTAAGTAAGCACAACACTGAATTCTGCTTTAAAACATCTGCAGGAACTAATGAGAATTCAACAAGCCTGCCTTCATTGACACAGTTATTGGAAGCCCTTGAAAAACAGACAAAGAGGCGCCTTTATTTAATACAGCAAGAAATCCCGTTGATTACGTATGATGGAAGGAAACTTGATTTCCGGATTTTATGCCATAAAAACAAACAGGAGTCATGGATAGTCACTTCTTCTGTTGCAAGAATTTCTGCTCTGCAACAATTTGTTTCGAATATTGCAAGGGGCGGCGAAATGATAAAACCATTAAAAGCTCTTGCTAATTACTTTGATCGTGCAGTTGCTTTACAAATATTTGCATTAATGAAAGAGATTGCTGTTGAGTGTGCAGCGATTATTGAACAGCAATCTGACGGAGAAACCGGAGAGCTGGGAATTGATTTGGGAGTAGATCCGTCGGGTCATGTCTGGATTATTGAGGTAAATTCAAAGCCTTCTAAAAAATTTGAAGAACCTGGTAAAAAAATCCGGCCTTCTGCAAGAGCGATTGTATGTTACAGCACAGCACTTGCTTTTAAATATTTATAA
- a CDS encoding PucR family transcriptional regulator: MFNRLLTLYPNAFITDSVSGHLSAEYHCFSDGTGSWLCIPKKDLCKKELELLRTLYPENSHPFIDSQKNILARKWRDFLFQNGSIPVDEEKVFRTICFQYTGTKTDNQEFEAAIRGFFSDDVIVIWLSETRGVIVEEKKGNLLTEENFVSIVNTFESDFFINIYLYPGKFRSLSEQFAKIFQQDFQFFTKGIKLLLKERIITFEKVFPVLLAEKLDPQLKEILTGTLLPILKDDHDILATVKLFIENNLNTSLTAKKLYIHRNTLQYRIEKFIEKTGINLKDFYGAFTVYLACLLTEINDI, encoded by the coding sequence ATGTTCAACCGTTTGCTGACTTTATACCCGAATGCATTTATAACCGACTCTGTTTCCGGCCATTTGTCTGCTGAATACCACTGTTTTTCCGATGGAACTGGCAGTTGGCTTTGTATTCCTAAAAAAGATCTATGCAAAAAAGAATTGGAATTATTGCGAACTCTCTATCCGGAAAACTCTCATCCCTTTATCGACTCACAAAAAAATATACTAGCAAGAAAATGGCGCGATTTTCTGTTCCAGAACGGCAGTATACCAGTCGACGAAGAAAAAGTGTTCAGAACGATCTGCTTTCAATATACGGGAACGAAAACAGATAATCAGGAATTTGAGGCTGCAATCAGAGGTTTTTTTTCCGATGATGTTATTGTCATTTGGCTTTCGGAAACACGAGGAGTTATTGTGGAAGAAAAAAAAGGAAACTTATTGACTGAAGAAAATTTTGTCTCAATTGTCAATACTTTCGAGAGTGATTTTTTTATTAATATCTATCTTTACCCGGGAAAATTCAGATCTCTATCTGAACAGTTTGCAAAAATCTTTCAACAAGACTTTCAGTTTTTCACAAAGGGAATAAAGCTCTTGCTAAAAGAACGGATCATTACTTTTGAAAAAGTGTTTCCTGTTTTGCTTGCCGAAAAACTGGATCCCCAATTGAAAGAAATCCTAACCGGGACGCTGTTGCCGATTTTAAAGGATGACCATGATATTCTTGCTACAGTTAAACTTTTTATTGAAAACAATCTGAACACATCACTAACTGCCAAAAAATTGTATATACACCGTAATACCCTCCAATACCGAATTGAAAAGTTTATTGAAAAAACAGGAATCAACTTAAAAGATTTTTATGGGGCTTTTACTGTTTATTTAGCTTGCTTGCTGACAGAGATAAATGATATTTAA
- a CDS encoding YheC/YheD family protein: MMLSYHTGNKKWFHTYKDAAVTFGKNEIHVPFAEKVNEPLNFSFHLKRKDHNAGPLIGIMAAERNDGRLAGNGPLFASIQTEIIQKGGLSFIFTSESLKNDGADGYLYIPSKQKWIQASFPLPHLVYNRIPFRKSENSIKTIKAFNKLKENKVPFFNPGFIDKYDLYSAAVTDPEVSVYFPETILIDHMSFHAFFEKHKNLYLKPCLSSKGSGIFRLKNIGKRNILFEEKDKKTVYSNFESFWEEWGPLLMKKKYLAQKEIIPFLKNGKRFDFRILAHSDSKQYQVTGVGVRQAECDQLTTHLLNGGELIPFEQVRNSDHDQFINTIVNLSGNLLSEKFGFFGEFSIDAGISTTGQYYVYEINSKPMKFDEEEIESKRVENLCSLFFKITGFY; this comes from the coding sequence ATGATGCTCTCTTATCACACCGGAAATAAAAAATGGTTTCATACCTATAAAGACGCCGCAGTTACTTTCGGAAAAAATGAAATACATGTTCCTTTTGCAGAAAAAGTAAATGAACCATTAAATTTCTCTTTCCATTTAAAACGAAAAGATCATAACGCCGGCCCGTTAATCGGCATTATGGCCGCCGAAAGAAATGACGGCCGTTTAGCAGGAAACGGCCCCTTATTTGCTTCCATTCAAACAGAAATCATTCAAAAAGGGGGCCTATCTTTTATTTTTACTTCCGAGTCTCTAAAAAATGATGGTGCAGATGGCTATCTATATATACCTTCCAAACAAAAATGGATTCAGGCTTCTTTCCCGCTTCCTCATCTTGTATACAACCGGATTCCTTTCCGAAAATCTGAAAATTCAATAAAAACAATTAAAGCATTTAATAAGCTAAAGGAAAATAAGGTTCCCTTTTTCAATCCTGGCTTTATCGATAAATATGATTTATACAGTGCGGCAGTAACCGATCCTGAAGTTTCCGTCTATTTTCCCGAAACAATTCTCATTGATCATATGTCGTTCCACGCGTTTTTTGAAAAACATAAGAACCTGTACCTTAAACCTTGCTTGTCCTCTAAGGGAAGCGGTATTTTTCGCCTAAAAAATATAGGGAAAAGGAACATTCTATTCGAAGAAAAAGACAAGAAAACTGTTTATTCGAACTTCGAAAGTTTCTGGGAAGAATGGGGCCCGCTTTTGATGAAAAAAAAATATTTAGCTCAAAAAGAAATTATCCCCTTTTTGAAAAATGGCAAACGATTTGATTTTCGAATTCTTGCCCATAGCGACAGTAAACAATATCAAGTAACTGGTGTCGGAGTTCGGCAGGCGGAATGCGATCAATTAACTACGCATCTTCTTAATGGCGGAGAGCTGATTCCATTTGAACAGGTTCGAAATTCCGACCACGATCAATTTATTAATACCATTGTAAATCTTAGCGGAAATCTTTTGTCAGAGAAATTTGGCTTTTTTGGGGAATTTTCGATTGACGCGGGAATTTCAACAACAGGCCAATACTATGTTTACGAAATCAATTCAAAACCAATGAAATTTGACGAGGAAGAAATTGAATCGAAACGCGTCGAAAATTTGTGCAGTCTCTTCTTTAAGATTACAGGATTTTATTGA
- a CDS encoding YheC/YheD family protein, with translation MYLGFMSLHLTSEKGYFTEIARRAAKYGISCCRFVPTDINPSTTLVTGEIYDSENDCWTTLEFPVPSIIYDRCFYGDDNHSKQCMTIASWLKDRDDIQFLGYGLPNKLELYEVLKHSNISAYLPYSQPVSSPADILHELRKRRKILIKPVNGSQGSGIFYLENTGNHILVKTEKQRQQIVRTISNKEMAIKWLTELIKKKKYMIQPYLELTNDEGFPFDIRVLLQKNELGNWLERGRGIRTGKKGGIISNLSAGGTVTNFKNWVDSLQFALQDYLQQELDEILANIPVILEGAFLPLFELGVDIGIDKNGAIWILDINSKPGRKVILATRPEISEQLFEAPLCYASFISQSNQKERKRYNEKTLSH, from the coding sequence ATGTACCTTGGTTTTATGTCCTTGCACTTGACGAGTGAAAAAGGCTATTTTACCGAAATAGCCAGACGCGCGGCAAAGTATGGAATCAGTTGCTGCCGTTTTGTGCCAACTGATATAAACCCGTCAACCACGCTTGTAACTGGGGAAATATATGATTCCGAAAATGATTGCTGGACCACTCTTGAGTTTCCGGTGCCTTCAATTATCTATGACCGCTGTTTTTATGGCGATGATAACCATTCAAAACAATGTATGACGATCGCATCTTGGCTGAAAGACAGAGATGACATCCAATTTCTCGGATACGGTCTACCTAATAAACTAGAATTATACGAAGTCCTCAAACATTCTAATATATCAGCCTACTTGCCCTACTCCCAACCGGTATCTTCTCCGGCAGATATCCTCCACGAATTAAGGAAACGGAGAAAAATTTTAATCAAACCTGTTAACGGCTCTCAAGGCAGCGGAATATTTTATCTTGAAAATACCGGCAATCATATACTTGTTAAGACAGAAAAACAGAGACAACAGATCGTTCGCACTATTTCAAATAAAGAAATGGCTATAAAATGGCTGACTGAATTAATTAAGAAAAAAAAGTACATGATTCAGCCTTATCTTGAGTTAACGAATGACGAGGGCTTTCCTTTTGACATAAGGGTGCTGCTGCAAAAAAATGAACTCGGAAACTGGCTTGAAAGAGGAAGGGGAATTCGTACCGGAAAAAAAGGCGGTATTATTTCGAATTTAAGTGCGGGCGGAACTGTTACGAACTTTAAGAACTGGGTCGACTCCCTTCAATTTGCTCTGCAGGATTACCTTCAACAAGAATTAGATGAGATTTTAGCCAATATTCCTGTAATTCTTGAAGGAGCGTTTTTACCTTTATTTGAATTGGGAGTAGACATTGGGATTGATAAAAACGGGGCAATCTGGATTTTAGATATCAATTCAAAACCTGGAAGAAAAGTGATTTTAGCTACCAGACCGGAAATTTCAGAACAATTGTTTGAAGCGCCCCTTTGCTATGCATCTTTCATCAGCCAATCAAACCAGAAAGAGAGGAAACGATACAATGAGAAAACGTTATCCCATTGA
- the fumC gene encoding class II fumarate hydratase: MEEYRIEKDTLGEVKVPADKYWGAQTQRSRQNFKIGTEKMPLEVIYALVHIKKAAAIVNYKLGKLSEKKKNAITKACSEILSGSFDDHFPLVVWQTGSGTQTNMNVNEVIARRAEELMDKLNAGEKIHPNDDVNMSQSSNDAFPTAMHIAAYIAITEKLLPSLKELIKTFKLKETVFKDVIKIGRTHLQDATPLTLGQEISGWRTMLEKDEKMITESIKYLQDLAIGGTAVGTGINADPSFGDEVAREISIATGYQFRSAENKFQALTSHDEIVHVHGALKALAADLMKIANDVRWLASGPRSGIGEISIPANEPGSSIMPGKVNPTQSEALTMISCQVFGNDAAIGFAASQGNFELNVFKPMIIYNLLQSIRLLSEGMQSFNEKCAVGIEANKEVIATHLERSLMLVTALNPHIGYEKAAEIAKLAFKENITLKEAALKTGYITEEQYNQWVRPENMI, from the coding sequence CAGAAAAAATGCCGCTTGAGGTCATTTATGCGCTTGTTCACATAAAAAAAGCTGCTGCAATCGTTAATTATAAACTTGGAAAACTTTCGGAAAAGAAAAAGAATGCGATTACAAAAGCATGTTCAGAAATTCTTTCCGGTTCCTTTGACGACCACTTTCCGTTAGTTGTCTGGCAAACAGGAAGCGGAACCCAAACGAATATGAATGTGAATGAAGTCATTGCAAGAAGAGCGGAAGAATTAATGGACAAACTAAATGCCGGAGAAAAAATACATCCTAATGATGATGTAAATATGTCACAAAGCTCAAATGATGCATTTCCAACTGCCATGCATATTGCTGCATACATTGCAATAACAGAAAAGCTGCTCCCTTCTCTAAAGGAACTGATAAAAACGTTCAAATTAAAAGAAACAGTTTTTAAAGATGTAATAAAAATTGGCAGAACGCATCTCCAGGATGCAACTCCTTTAACTTTGGGACAGGAAATTAGCGGCTGGCGAACCATGCTGGAAAAAGATGAGAAGATGATTACTGAATCTATAAAATATTTGCAGGATTTGGCGATTGGCGGAACGGCGGTTGGTACCGGTATTAATGCCGACCCTTCATTTGGTGATGAAGTGGCAAGGGAAATATCAATCGCGACCGGATATCAATTCAGATCAGCGGAAAACAAATTCCAGGCACTAACAAGCCATGATGAAATTGTTCATGTTCATGGCGCCTTAAAGGCTCTTGCAGCTGATTTAATGAAAATTGCCAATGATGTGCGCTGGCTAGCAAGCGGTCCGAGAAGCGGGATAGGTGAAATTTCAATTCCGGCGAATGAACCGGGAAGTTCCATTATGCCGGGAAAAGTAAATCCGACACAAAGCGAAGCTTTAACAATGATATCTTGCCAAGTTTTTGGAAATGATGCCGCGATTGGTTTCGCTGCAAGCCAGGGAAATTTTGAATTAAATGTATTTAAGCCAATGATTATTTATAATCTTCTCCAGAGCATACGGCTGCTTTCAGAAGGAATGCAATCTTTTAATGAAAAATGTGCTGTCGGAATTGAAGCAAATAAAGAAGTGATTGCAACTCATTTAGAAAGATCACTTATGCTCGTTACAGCTCTCAATCCTCACATTGGGTACGAAAAAGCTGCAGAAATTGCCAAATTAGCTTTTAAAGAGAATATCACGCTAAAAGAAGCGGCATTGAAAACGGGATATATAACCGAAGAACAATATAATCAATGGGTAAGGCCTGAAAACATGATCTAA
- a CDS encoding Cof-type HAD-IIB family hydrolase: MIYRLLALNIDGTLLQSNGKLHKSAKEAVQYVQQKGIYVTLVTSRSFPSAKKVAKALKIKSLLVTHSGSYISGLTDKPVYVKRIPEDITYEIVRFLEGFPCQIRLVHESFSLANKAKMNHNMLAKTVFTSGDPVFYSQQFVESLSDTLIEQKVSPPKMEVHFEKENDLKDAIAAISRTFTEVEPLQVNFSRMDIVPAGASKLNGLIYLGDHLGIPRDEMVVIGDGMDDLEMIKTAGLGVAMWNAPAEVKKEADWVTRSNNEHGVAYMVMEHFRKQHPIEFLRKMNIIKK, encoded by the coding sequence ATGATTTACCGGCTATTAGCTTTAAATATTGACGGTACGCTTCTTCAATCGAACGGAAAACTTCATAAATCCGCTAAAGAAGCGGTCCAATACGTACAGCAAAAAGGAATTTACGTGACACTCGTTACTTCCCGCAGTTTTCCGTCAGCCAAAAAAGTGGCAAAAGCACTGAAGATAAAATCATTGCTCGTAACACACAGCGGTTCGTATATTTCCGGATTAACGGACAAACCGGTTTATGTAAAAAGAATTCCTGAAGATATCACATATGAGATTGTTCGTTTTCTTGAAGGGTTCCCGTGTCAGATTAGACTCGTTCACGAGAGTTTTTCACTGGCAAATAAGGCTAAGATGAATCATAACATGCTGGCAAAAACAGTATTTACATCGGGAGATCCTGTCTTTTATTCACAGCAATTTGTAGAATCCTTAAGTGATACGTTAATAGAACAAAAGGTTTCACCTCCTAAAATGGAAGTGCATTTTGAAAAAGAAAACGATTTGAAGGATGCAATAGCGGCAATAAGCCGGACATTTACAGAAGTTGAACCGCTCCAGGTAAATTTTTCGCGTATGGATATTGTGCCTGCAGGTGCTTCAAAGCTGAACGGTCTAATCTATTTAGGAGATCATTTGGGAATTCCTAGGGACGAAATGGTTGTTATCGGCGATGGAATGGATGATTTGGAAATGATTAAGACTGCAGGTCTTGGCGTTGCAATGTGGAATGCCCCAGCAGAAGTAAAGAAAGAAGCGGATTGGGTAACGCGGAGCAACAATGAGCACGGTGTTGCCTATATGGTGATGGAACATTTCCGAAAACAGCATCCAATTGAGTTCTTGCGAAAAATGAATATTATAAAAAAATAA
- a CDS encoding YheC/YheD family protein yields the protein MRKRYPIEIVDDCTKTVFYPNDLSVSPEIQTIAFGNKTVNAQFIPHPDNKNKICISKDIQTELKFPDLMIPLHVFIENDTLFIGPLVGIFTAGFSPFLLRPIGERTLFFAKLLSVQNKVGALAFVFGEQHIDWDQGIIKGYFYQQKGWEMIEIPFPNVVYDRLPNRKTERLSELRKIKERMQNDYLIPWYNPGFFNKLDVYERLVQDDTVSRFLPETHPFISFSLMESMLAKYGHIYVKPINGSLGMGIHQILYDKKDGSYYCRFRNSLGENKLVKSGSLEGLVRRVFTNRKLGNLLIQQGIHLIRIDKRQVDFRVHTNKDEHGAWRISAIAAKVAGSGSVTTHINNGGTIKTLEEIFPNNEEKDIYIHKLTNAALTLSQVLENMMEGIIGEIGFDMGIDRNGDVWLFEANSKPGRSIFKHPQLKKFDLLTRTCSLAFAVFLTEMAIKNPEEIFK from the coding sequence ATGAGAAAACGTTATCCCATTGAAATTGTCGATGATTGTACAAAAACTGTCTTTTATCCAAACGATCTGTCCGTTTCGCCTGAAATACAAACAATCGCCTTTGGAAATAAAACAGTGAATGCACAATTTATTCCTCACCCAGATAACAAAAATAAAATCTGTATCAGCAAGGATATTCAAACAGAATTAAAATTCCCGGATTTAATGATACCGCTCCATGTTTTCATTGAAAATGATACTTTATTTATTGGACCGCTTGTCGGCATTTTTACAGCCGGGTTTTCCCCTTTCCTTCTAAGGCCGATCGGCGAACGGACACTCTTCTTTGCAAAGCTCCTTTCAGTTCAAAATAAGGTTGGCGCATTGGCGTTTGTCTTTGGCGAACAGCATATTGACTGGGATCAGGGCATTATCAAAGGTTACTTCTATCAACAAAAAGGGTGGGAAATGATCGAGATTCCCTTTCCTAATGTTGTTTATGACAGGCTGCCGAATCGCAAAACGGAAAGACTTTCAGAACTAAGAAAGATAAAAGAACGCATGCAAAATGATTATTTAATTCCATGGTACAATCCGGGATTCTTCAATAAATTGGATGTATACGAACGGCTTGTGCAGGATGATACCGTCAGCCGCTTTCTACCTGAAACGCACCCTTTCATCTCCTTTTCATTAATGGAATCAATGCTTGCAAAATACGGGCATATTTATGTAAAACCGATAAACGGCAGCCTCGGGATGGGGATTCACCAAATACTTTATGATAAAAAAGATGGCAGTTATTATTGCCGCTTCAGAAATAGTTTGGGCGAAAATAAATTAGTAAAATCAGGAAGCCTTGAAGGGCTTGTCCGCCGTGTGTTTACTAACCGAAAACTAGGAAACTTGCTTATACAGCAAGGGATTCATCTTATAAGAATAGATAAACGGCAGGTCGATTTTCGTGTTCACACGAATAAAGATGAACACGGCGCCTGGAGAATTAGTGCCATTGCCGCCAAAGTAGCAGGCTCGGGCAGTGTAACTACTCATATCAATAATGGAGGCACCATTAAGACGCTAGAAGAAATTTTTCCTAACAATGAAGAGAAAGACATTTACATTCATAAATTAACGAATGCCGCTCTTACTTTGAGTCAAGTGCTTGAAAATATGATGGAAGGTATCATCGGTGAGATCGGGTTTGATATGGGAATTGACAGAAATGGCGATGTATGGTTGTTTGAAGCAAATTCCAAGCCTGGCAGATCTATTTTTAAACATCCGCAATTAAAAAAATTTGACCTGCTGACCCGTACATGTTCATTGGCATTTGCTGTTTTTCTTACGGAAATGGCAATAAAAAACCCTGAGGAAATATTTAAATGA
- a CDS encoding YlbF family regulator, with protein sequence MAVNLFDSAYAMENAIRQSDEYVLLRKFYNEVNEDESARRMFENFRNIQLHLQEKQMMGQEITQEEIDHAQKAVALVQQHDKISKLMEAEQRMSMVITQLNEIIMKPLEELYGNPNNQ encoded by the coding sequence ATGGCTGTCAATTTATTTGATTCTGCATATGCAATGGAGAATGCGATTCGCCAGAGCGATGAATATGTCCTTTTAAGAAAGTTTTATAACGAAGTGAATGAAGATGAATCTGCAAGGAGAATGTTCGAAAATTTCCGGAATATTCAATTACACTTGCAGGAAAAGCAAATGATGGGTCAGGAAATTACCCAAGAAGAAATAGATCATGCCCAAAAAGCAGTGGCACTTGTTCAACAACATGATAAAATCTCAAAATTAATGGAAGCCGAACAGCGGATGAGCATGGTCATTACTCAATTAAATGAAATCATCATGAAACCTCTTGAAGAGTTGTACGGAAATCCAAACAACCAATAA